One window of the Eucalyptus grandis isolate ANBG69807.140 chromosome 6, ASM1654582v1, whole genome shotgun sequence genome contains the following:
- the LOC104448459 gene encoding proton pump-interactor 1 — protein sequence MAIEVNGFEVAPPPVKALAEADRSLLIKNENGKLEQGLTPNADIKFGSHGDGLANSEANKVSDANLPKDAADEWPAPDKIHSFYIPKCRSHDDPQIKVKIDLADREIQRMNQARFQITDKLRAKRSQRSDIITQLKALGNENKQFNMIAEEKRKEMEPLHDALGKLRNGNNAGHGSGICSSEEELNELIQSLNYRIQHESIPLAEEKQLLRELKQLEGTREKVIANAALRADVQGKYGQREEIQNQVKHMGVGLDGVRKEQQTVKGKIKNLREELEGIENDIGSLQDELPATIEKRDKAYENLQDLRKRRDEANAPFYQSRAILNIARDLAAKKDVSALEELALNVAEKFFSLWNDSKSFRDDYLKRVLPSLDARLLSRDGRIRNANEKPLAVAEVTTAVSRKETTVKTEVTKETTAVSRKEKKLYPEKKTELKGPKEDFKPPPQDNVATVKNNRKEAVKKAVDSAATFELMGTKSKEDTEDFVVVTSEQEAPKVTEVDKEKLKEMKRQEQIEKQKQALERKKKLAEKNALKAAIKAQKETEKKLKDREKKEKKKVMTWNPDAEELAEEAAEAEKIGKAPDAPAPAKEKVQKKSAYRVKTRTKGVESVPKAILRRRRSQAYWMWAVPAAVLGALVALAYAYYSLP from the exons ATGGCTATTGAAGTCAATGGATTTGAGGTGGCACCGCCACCTGTAAAGGCTTTAGCTGAGGCGGACAGGTCTTTGCTGATTAAGAACGAGAATGGGAAGCTGGAGCAAGGATTGACCCCCAATGCGGACATAAAGTTTGGTTCTCATGGAGATGGATTGGCAAACAGCGAAGCAAATAAAGTTTCTGATGCAAACTTACCCAAGGATGCTGCTGATGAATGGCCGGCACCGGATAAGATTCACTCCTTTTATATTCCTAAGTGCAGGTCGCACGATGATCCTCAGATAAAGGTCAAAATTGACCTAGCCGATAGGGAGATTCAACGGATGAATCAAGCCAGGTTCCAGATCACCGACAAACTGAGAGCAAAAAGG TCCCAGCGATCAGACATAATCACTCAGCTGAAAGCTTTGGGCAATGAGAACAAGCAGTTTAATATGATTgctgaagaaaagaggaaggaaatGGAACCGTTGCATGATGCTCTAGGCAAGCTCCGCAATGGGAACAATGCTGGTCATGGTAGTGGCATATGCTCATCAGAAGAAGAACTTAATGAGCTC ATCCAGAGCTTGAATTACCGCATACAGCATGAGAGCATCCCATTGGCTGAAGAGAAGCAACTTCTACGGGAATTAAAACAGCTTGAGGGCACACGGGAGAAGGTTATTGCAAATGCTGCACTGAGAGCTGATGTGCAGGGTAAATATGGTCAGCGAGAAGAGATTCAGAACCAGGTTAAA CATATGGGAGTTGGCTTGGATGGAGTGAGGAAGGAGCAGCAGACAGTTAAGGGAAAAATTAAGAATCTCAGGGAAGAATTGGAGGGTATAGAGAATGATATAGGGTCTTTGCAAGATGAGCTGCCAGCTACCATTGAGAAGAGGGACAAAGCATATGAAAACTTGCAGGACCTGAGGAAACGGCGTGATGAGGCG AATGCCCCTTTTTACCAAAGCCGTGCGATTTTGAACATCGCAAGAGACCTTGCTGCAAAGAAGGATGTTAGTGCTCTTGAGGAGCTTGCACTGAATGTG GCTGAGAAGTTTTTCTCCCTCTGGAACGACAGCAAGAGTTTCAGAGATGATTACCTCAAAAGAGTGTTGCCATCATTGGATGCCCGACTGTTGAGCAGAGATGGAAGAATTAGGAATGCCAACGAGAAGCCATTAGCAGTTGCCGAGGTAACAACTGCTGTATCCAGAAAAGAGACAACGGTGAAAACTGAAGTGACCAAGGAAACAACTGCTGtatccagaaaagaaaaaaaactgtatccagaaaagaaaactgaattGAAAGGGCCAAAAGAAGATTTCAAACCACCTCCGCAAGACAATGTTGCTACTGTCAAGAATAACCGGAAAGAAGCTGTAAAGAAAGCGGTTGATTCAGCTGCCACATTTGAGCTTATGGGGACGAAGTCTAAAGAGGACACTGAGGACTTTGTTGTGGTGACATCGGAGCAGGAGGCTCCGAAAGTGACTGAAGTCGACAAAGAGAAgctgaaggagatgaagaggcAGGAGCAAATTGAAAAGCAGAAGCAGGCTctagaaaggaagaaaaagctgGCAGAGAAAAATGCACTGAAAGCGGCAATTAAAGCTCAAAAGGAGACTGAGAAGAAACTCAAG GATcgtgaaaagaaggaaaagaagaaggtgaTGACGTGGAATCCTGATGCGGAGGAACTGGCTGAGGAGGCTGCCGAAGCAGAGAAGATTGGGAAAGCTCCTGACGCTCCGGCCCCTGCGAAGGAGAAGGTTCAAAAGAAAAGTGCTTACAGAGTGAAAACTCGAACAAAAGGAGTCGAATCGGTTCCAAAGGCCATCCTGAGGCGGAGGAGGTCGCAGGCCTACTGGATGTGGGCCGTTCCCGCTGCTGTTTTGGGAGCTCTGGTGGCCCTAGCTTATGCATATTACTCTCTTCcctga
- the LOC120294682 gene encoding putative RNA-binding protein YlmH has translation MALASCKAQWIARRAVQALSRPHPRPQPRAICFQRLSYPAARRFLPLLSPYGHSASGMCHLAQAVKRNEDDLLKGLVDKNVIEEVKHILEMAKRASSGNIVLHTDFLTPPVQKESMLLLEKLADIKAIAQGGYPQAERCRISIGHIDTLTSAPDIVEAVSITGNFSFDSCSHGDFLGAILGTGIAREKLGDILLQGERGVQILIVPELVDFITATLDKVGNVPVSCTRIPLLALEYEPPRTKSFRSVEASLRVDALASAGFKMSRSKLATLISNGDVRVNWTTVTKNGTTLKSGDIVSVSGQGRLKIGEIITTRKGKFAVELIRYL, from the exons ATGGCTCTCGCCAGCTGCAAAGCGCAGTGGATTGCGCGAAGAGCAGTTCAAGCCCTGTCGCGTCCTCACCCTCGTCCTCAGCCTCGCGCAATCTGTTTCCAGCGCCTCTCTTACCCCGCGGCTCGTCGGTTCTTGCCTCTCCTTTCGCCGTATGGCCATTCAG CTTCAGGAATGTGTCACCTGGCACAAGCTGTAAAGAGAAACGAGGATGATTTACTTAAAGGACTGGTGGACAAGAATGTCATCGAAGAAGTGAAGCACATTCTTGAAATG GCGAAAAGGGCATCATCAGGAAATATAGTTTTGCACACCGATTTTCTCACTCCTCCAGTGCAGAAGGAGTCTATGCTTCTCTTGGAAAAGCTAGCTGACATCAAAGCCATAGCTCAAGGAGGATATCCACAG GCTGAGCGATGCAGGATTTCCATTGGGCATATTGACACTTTGACCAGTGCACCTGACATAGTTGAAGCAGTAAG TATCACAGGGAATTTTTCATTTGACTCATGTTCTCATGGAGACTTCCTTGGTGCAATTCTTGGGACAGGAATTGCAAGGGAAAAACTTGGAGATATTCTCTTGCAG GGAGAAAggggggttcaaatcctcatTGTTCCTGAACTTGTGGACTTTATCACGGCAACTCTGGATAAG GTTGGTAATGTTCCAGTGTCTTGCACAAGAATACCACTGCTCGCTCTTGAATATGAACCACCAAG GACCAAGTCATTCAGATCTGTGGAAGCATCGTTGAGGGTTGATGCTCTGGCTAGTGCGGGATTTAAGATGTCTCGGTCAAAGCTAGCTACTTTAATCAG TAATGGTGATGTGCGTGTTAATTGGACAACTGTAACAAAAAATGGAACCACACTCAAGAGTGGGGATATTGTCTCTGTTAGTGGTCAAGGGAGATTAAAG ATAGGGGAAATCATCACAACGAGAAAGGGTAAATTTGCAGTGGAGCTCATTCGATACCTGTAA